The Ficedula albicollis isolate OC2 chromosome 5, FicAlb1.5, whole genome shotgun sequence genome includes the window TGGCCAGCCCAGAATTTACAGTGTATCCCCACTGGAGAATTCTAAGACACCCCCaaaaatccatccctggaagtgttgcaTGGAGCAACCTCGTCTAGTGAATGGTGTCTctctgcctatggcaggggatggaactggatgagcttaAAGtccccttccaaccccagccattccatgattttatgggATGCACAGCCAGCAGCGCCTCCACCATGGAGAGAGACCATGGAGCATTAACTTGCAGCATCCCGCTTCCCATGTGCCCCCGGGAGATAGGGACCCCCAAAACCCCGGGATCTCAGGaaacactggagcagctccagggagtcGCAGCCCTTCCTGGGGAGCACCGAAAATGCTGGAAGCGGCAAAAGGACCGGGAGGTGCAGGCAATGCGGTGGAAGGGCGATCTCGCCCGGGATGCGAATGAAGCGAGGGTCAGGGTGCTGAGAGGCACAAACACGGAACGACCCCGGGCGAGCCCCAGGATGGGTCGGGGGGCCCCGGGAAGGAGCCGGTGAGGGGCTGAGCGCCGGGAGCCGCGCTGAGGGGCGAGTCGAAGCCCCATTGGCTGAACTGCATGTCACTCTGGACACTACCCAATAGCGCGCTAGGAAAGGCGGGGCTTACCGGCGAGGCAGccccgaccccccccccccccccccccccccccccccccccccccccccccccccccccccccccccccccccccccccccccccccccccccccccccccccccccccccccccccccccccccccccccccccccccccccccccccccccccccccccccccccccccccccccccccccccccccccccccccccccccccccccccccccccccccccccccccccccccccccccccccccccccccccccccccccccccccccccccccccccccccccccccccccccccccccccccccccccccccccccccccccccccccccccccccccccccccccccccccccccccccccccccccccccccccccccccccccccccccccccccccccccccccccccccccccccccccccccccccccccccccccccccccccccccccccccccccccccccccccccccccccccccccccccccccccccccccccccccccccccccccccccccccccccccccccccccccccccccccccccccccccccccccccccccccccccccccccccccccccccccccccccccccccccccccccccccccccccccccccccccccccccccccccccccccccccccccccccccccccccccccccccccccccccccccccccccccccccccccccccccccccccccccccccccccccccccccccccccccccccccccccccccccccccccccccccccccccccccccccccccccccccccccccccccccccccccccccccccccccccccccccccccccccccccccccacgtgCCCGCCCGGTgccggtcccggtcccggtgccATGAAATGTGTCATCGCCGGCGGCAACGTGAAAGGTGAGCGGGGCCTGTGGGCCCGGGGAGGGCGGCATGCCCGGGGAGCCCTGCCTCACCCCCACACCCTCTCCTTCGCAGTCCTCGGCCGAGCCGTGCACTCCCTGTCCCGCATCGGCGACGAGCTCTACCTGGAGCCCACCGAGGGCGGGGTATGCAGCATCGGGGGGGCTGAATGGGAGCTAGGGGGGCACCTGtgcccccctccctccctgcaggcagtgccaACACcgtggctgtgtccccagctgtccctgcgTGCTGTCAACTCCTCCCGTTCTGCCTTCGCCTCCTTCCTCTTCGCGCCCCTCTTCTTCCAGCTGTACGAGCCGGGCAGCACCGGGCCCGACACGGAGCTCTTCCGATGCAAAGTCCACATGAAGGTGCAGTGCCCTGCCCGGGCCCCTCAGAGCTCCTCGCTGTTCCAGGGGCCCCAGGCAGGTGACAGTCCCCATATCCATCCCCGCAGTCCTTCCTGGGCATCTTCCGCTCGCTGCCCTCGCTGGAGAAGTCGGTGGGGAAATGCCTCATCCTGCTCAAGCCCCGTGCCAGCCGCCTggtcctgcagctccactgcaaGTACGGTGAGTACCAGCGGGGACACGGCCTGGGGGGGTGACACGGCACAGCGGGGGACAAGCTGGCACCGCATCCTGTCCCGCTGAGCCGCTGTCCCCCCTGCCAGGCGTCACCAAGACACACAACCTGGCCTTCCAGGAGTGCGAGCGGCTCCAGGCCGTGTTCGACACCCAGCGCTGCGCCAGCCGCCTCTGCGCCCCAGCACGGTGAGGGGGGACGCCgcgggggtggcactggggtgggcAAAGTGGGATGAGGGCGGATGGAAGGCGAGACCTcggccagccctgcaggatttggggtgctcAGCCCCCTCTTGTGCCCCtcagggtgctggcagaggCCGTGGTCCACTTTCCCCTGACGCTGGCTGAGGTGACGCTGGGAACTGGCCCTGGTGGCAAAATCGGCCTGCGGAACTAtgtggaggaggaggcaggTGAGTCCTGCAGAGTAAGGGGCCTCCCCCCCACCTTGGGGTGCCCTTCAGCTCCCCACCCACCCCGTTTTCCCCCTCCAGAGCTGAGCAAGACGATGGTGACGGAGCTGTGGCTGGCTGAGGATGAGTTCCAGTCGGTGGCCATGGCCCCGGGCTCCCACATCACCTTCTGCCTCAAGGAATTCCGTGTGAGTCCCCACCCAAGCCCCCCAGTCCCGGGTCACCCTCTGGTCCCCCTCACCCTCCCCTttgtccccaggggctgctgagctTTGCCGAGGCCTCCAACCTGCCCCTCACCATCCACTTTGACGAGCCTGGCAGGTAGGAGCGGTCACCATgtccccaccctgtgccagg containing:
- the RAD9A gene encoding cell cycle checkpoint control protein RAD9A, with protein sequence MKCVIAGGNVKVLGRAVHSLSRIGDELYLEPTEGGLSLRAVNSSRSAFASFLFAPLFFQLYEPGSTGPDTELFRCKVHMKSFLGIFRSLPSLEKSVGKCLILLKPRASRLVLQLHCKYGVTKTHNLAFQECERLQAVFDTQRCASRLCAPARVLAEAVVHFPLTLAEVTLGTGPGGKIGLRNYVEEEAELSKTMVTELWLAEDEFQSVAMAPGSHITFCLKEFRGLLSFAEASNLPLTIHFDEPGRPVIFTLDDTVLEVHLVLATLSDLESNSQSPSTNGVSHLPAPSDDFPDDLESYMVAMETSEGGLEGPPSPTFPLRTPRPAESQPEEEEEEEEEGAVPGTPPHKKFRSLFFGSVMTPGRPGPATSQEVLAEDSDGES